From one Verrucomicrobiota bacterium genomic stretch:
- the gatC gene encoding Asp-tRNA(Asn)/Glu-tRNA(Gln) amidotransferase subunit GatC, whose translation MVADEFDVKYVAHLARLALTPEEQAKLGAQLESILTYVNQLKEVDVSGVEPTAHAFPLTNVTRPDVVRPSLPNEDALRNAPAKANGLFLVPKIVE comes from the coding sequence ATGGTTGCTGATGAATTTGATGTGAAATATGTGGCCCACCTGGCCCGGCTGGCGTTGACGCCGGAGGAACAGGCCAAGTTGGGGGCGCAACTGGAAAGCATTTTGACGTATGTCAACCAGTTGAAGGAAGTGGATGTGTCGGGCGTGGAACCCACCGCGCACGCGTTTCCGCTCACCAATGTGACGCGCCCGGATGTGGTGCGGCCCTCGCTGCCCAATGAGGACGCCCTGCGCAACGCCCCCGCCAAGGCCAACGGGCTGTTCCTGGTGCCTAAAATCGTCGAATAA
- the gatA gene encoding Asp-tRNA(Asn)/Glu-tRNA(Gln) amidotransferase subunit GatA produces MPNQLTISAARAQLDRRTLSSRDLMQACLNRVAAVEPKLHAFISHDPADALKQAEAADQRLAAGERLPLLGVPIAIKDVICVKDHPCNCGSKILGNFVSPYDATVIEKLKAAGAIVFGRVNMDEFAMGSSTENSAFGTSRNPWDPTRIPGGSSGGSAVAVAADECLAALGSDTGGSIRQPAALCGCVGLKPTYGRVSRYGLVAFASSLDQIGPFTKDVRDAAILLQAISGPDGRDSSSVPQPVPDYAAALDGNVKRLKLGLPKEYMIGGLDPEVKQSVDNAVRKFQEMGAEIREISLPHTNYAVATYYVIATAEASANLARFDGIRYCARVDGPDPIALYMRTRGAGFGPEVKRRIILGTYVLSSGYYDAYYLRAQKVRTLIRNDFLKAFEQVDAVITPTTPTAAFKIGEKSDDPLQMYLSDIFTISCNLAGICGISVPCGFTAHPRLPIGLQLLGKPFGEAPLLKLAHAYEQSTNWHQQKPTL; encoded by the coding sequence ATGCCAAATCAATTGACCATTTCTGCGGCCCGCGCCCAATTGGATCGCCGCACCCTTTCCAGCCGCGACCTGATGCAGGCGTGCCTGAACCGCGTCGCCGCTGTGGAGCCCAAATTACACGCGTTCATCAGCCATGACCCCGCCGATGCGCTGAAGCAAGCCGAGGCGGCCGACCAGCGGTTGGCGGCCGGGGAACGGCTGCCGCTGTTGGGTGTGCCGATTGCCATCAAGGATGTTATTTGCGTCAAGGATCACCCCTGCAATTGCGGTTCCAAAATCCTGGGTAACTTCGTTTCGCCCTACGACGCCACCGTGATTGAAAAGCTGAAGGCCGCCGGGGCCATCGTGTTTGGCCGGGTGAACATGGATGAGTTCGCCATGGGCAGCTCCACGGAAAATTCCGCGTTCGGCACCTCCCGCAATCCCTGGGATCCCACCCGCATTCCGGGCGGCTCCTCCGGCGGTTCCGCCGTGGCCGTGGCGGCGGATGAATGCCTGGCCGCACTCGGTTCGGATACCGGCGGTTCCATTCGGCAGCCCGCCGCCTTGTGCGGGTGCGTGGGGCTCAAGCCGACGTATGGCCGCGTCTCCCGTTACGGGTTGGTCGCGTTTGCGTCGTCGCTGGACCAGATCGGGCCGTTCACCAAGGACGTGCGCGATGCCGCCATTTTGCTCCAAGCCATCAGCGGCCCGGACGGGCGGGACTCGTCGAGCGTGCCGCAACCGGTGCCGGATTATGCCGCTGCGTTGGATGGCAATGTCAAGAGGCTGAAGCTGGGGTTGCCCAAGGAATACATGATCGGCGGCCTGGACCCTGAGGTAAAGCAGTCGGTGGATAACGCCGTGCGCAAGTTCCAGGAGATGGGCGCGGAAATCCGCGAAATCTCCTTGCCGCATACCAATTATGCCGTGGCGACCTATTACGTCATCGCCACCGCCGAGGCCAGCGCCAACCTGGCGCGCTTCGACGGCATCCGCTATTGCGCGCGCGTGGACGGGCCGGACCCCATCGCGCTGTACATGCGCACGCGCGGCGCGGGCTTTGGGCCGGAGGTGAAGCGGCGCATCATCCTGGGCACCTACGTGCTCAGCAGCGGTTATTACGACGCCTATTACCTGCGCGCCCAGAAAGTCCGCACGCTCATTCGCAATGACTTCCTCAAGGCCTTCGAGCAGGTGGACGCCGTCATCACGCCCACCACGCCCACGGCCGCGTTCAAGATCGGCGAGAAATCCGATGATCCGTTGCAGATGTACCTCTCCGATATTTTCACCATCTCCTGCAACCTGGCGGGCATCTGCGGCATCAGCGTCCCGTGCGGGTTCACCGCCCATCCCCGCCTGCCCATCGGCCTGCAACTCCTGGGCAAACCGTTCGGCGAAGCGCCCCTGCTCAAGCTCGCGCACGCCTACGAACAAAGCACGAACTGGCACCAACAAAAGCCAACGCTCTAA
- the gatB gene encoding Asp-tRNA(Asn)/Glu-tRNA(Gln) amidotransferase subunit GatB, which produces MEYEAVIGLETHVQLKTKSKMWCGCANEFGADPNTNVCPVCLGMPGVLPVANDEALRLTVLTGYLLNCEIPRYAKFDRKNYFYPDMPKNYQVTQYDKPSTTTGWVEFEYAGGISRVRITRAHLEEDVGKSFHFDHHSGVDFNRAGVPLLEIVSEPDLTNSDMAYEYLNALKEILIYGGISDCDMEKGMVRCDVNVSVRPKGETKLGAKIEIKNMNSFSGVRRALEYEIPRQIAVVTQGGKLSQETRRWDDAAGITELMRTKEDAHDYRYFPEPDLMPFEPTDAWLAEVKARVVELPAARKRRFISQYQLPAGDAEVFKNDVPLGDYFETLARGAKHPKAIANWVINNLRAKMSETSTGLAELKFPPSAIAELAELVDSGKISTKIAQEVFADVFATGEAPASIVEKKGLVQVSDTGAIEKFCDEAIAANPKAVADYKAGKMAALNSLKGLVMKFSKGKANPNLAGETLERKLTT; this is translated from the coding sequence ATGGAATACGAAGCCGTCATCGGGCTGGAAACGCACGTTCAGCTCAAAACCAAATCCAAAATGTGGTGCGGGTGCGCCAATGAGTTCGGCGCGGACCCCAACACCAATGTTTGCCCGGTCTGCCTGGGGATGCCCGGCGTCCTGCCCGTGGCCAACGACGAGGCCCTGCGCCTCACCGTGCTCACCGGTTACCTGCTCAATTGCGAAATTCCCCGCTACGCCAAGTTCGACCGGAAGAACTATTTCTATCCGGACATGCCCAAGAATTACCAGGTCACGCAATACGACAAGCCTTCCACCACCACCGGCTGGGTCGAGTTCGAGTATGCCGGGGGCATCAGCCGCGTGCGCATCACCCGCGCCCACCTCGAAGAAGACGTCGGCAAGAGCTTTCACTTCGACCATCACAGCGGCGTGGACTTCAACCGCGCCGGCGTGCCGTTGCTGGAGATCGTCTCCGAGCCCGACCTCACCAACTCGGACATGGCGTATGAATACCTCAATGCCCTCAAGGAAATCCTGATCTACGGCGGCATCAGCGATTGCGACATGGAAAAGGGCATGGTCCGCTGCGACGTCAACGTCAGCGTGCGGCCCAAGGGCGAGACCAAGCTGGGCGCCAAGATCGAAATCAAGAACATGAACTCGTTCAGCGGCGTGCGCCGCGCGCTCGAGTATGAAATCCCGCGCCAGATCGCCGTCGTTACCCAAGGCGGCAAGCTCAGCCAGGAAACCCGCCGCTGGGATGACGCCGCCGGCATCACCGAACTCATGCGCACCAAGGAAGACGCCCACGATTACCGCTACTTCCCCGAGCCGGACCTCATGCCCTTTGAGCCCACCGACGCCTGGCTGGCCGAGGTCAAGGCCCGCGTCGTGGAACTCCCCGCCGCCCGCAAGCGCCGGTTCATCAGCCAATACCAGTTGCCCGCCGGCGATGCCGAGGTGTTCAAGAACGACGTGCCGCTGGGCGATTATTTCGAAACCCTGGCGCGCGGCGCGAAGCACCCCAAGGCCATCGCCAACTGGGTCATCAACAACCTGCGCGCCAAAATGTCCGAGACCAGCACCGGCCTGGCCGAACTCAAATTCCCGCCGTCAGCCATCGCGGAACTGGCCGAGCTGGTGGACAGCGGCAAGATCAGCACCAAGATCGCGCAAGAAGTCTTTGCCGACGTGTTTGCCACCGGTGAAGCCCCGGCCAGCATCGTGGAAAAGAAAGGCCTCGTGCAGGTGAGCGACACGGGCGCCATTGAGAAATTCTGCGATGAAGCCATCGCCGCCAACCCCAAGGCCGTGGCCGATTACAAAGCGGGCAAAATGGCCGCGCTCAATTCCCTCAAGGGCTTGGTAATGAAATTCAGCAAAGGCAAGGCCAACCCGAACCTCGCCGGGGAAACCCTCGAACGCAAACTAACCACGTAG